The sequence ATGCGTCTGCTCTGAACTGAACGTTCTTCCCCCTCAAAAAGTCATGCACCCCTGTGAAATAGTTGTTCGAATTTCACAGGGATGCGGTATCTCATCCGCCCTAAGTCATGCCGCACTCGATGCGGCATCCATAGTGGCTTTCAGGATATAAGATGGATCCCCGATGCATTTTTTCATTTTTCTTCCCCACTCGCAACCTTTCCCATCTCCGATTCGTTGTCTTTGTAATCCAGGGCAACCACGAAAGAGATTTGAACCATGTTTATCTATAGAACTCTCCTGCACCTGCTTTTTTCTTTCTGTTTCCTGACAGCTTGTGCAGCAAAGCCACCAGAAACAGCTCCGGTATCGAAAGATTTCAGGATCGTAACTGTGCTTGACAACCTTGATTTTCCATGGTCTCTTGCCTTTCTTCCTGATGGAGATGTTCTTATCACCGAAAGGAACGGTAACATGCTGCGGTATGGAAAAGACGGCGAACTTCACCTTGTAAGCGGTCTCCCCGATATACACCCTACCGGGCAGGGAGGCCTGCTCGACGTCATCCTTGACCCTGATTTCCCAACAAACCGGACAATCTACTTCTCTTTTGTGGCAAAAGATAATGGGGACTACGGTACCGAAGTTGCACGTGCCGTTCTCGACCACTCATCATTGAAAAACCTGCAGGTTATTTTCAGGGCCGTACCAAAAACATCTTCCGGCATACATTTCGGTTCCCGTCTTCTTTTTGCCCCGGACGGAACGCTTATTATTTCCCTTGGAGAAAAAGGCCGAATGCGTGAGGCGCAAAACACGTCGAACCACCTTGGCTCGATTATCCGCATCAACCCCGATGGTTCTCTACCCCATGACAACCCATATATCAACCGTAATGGCTATCAACCCCAACTCTACACCTACGGCAATCGCAACGTACAAGGAATCGCGCTTCATCCGGAAACAGGAAAAATCTGGTTCCATGAACATGGCCCTAAAGGCGGCGATGAACTCAACATACTTAAATCAGGAGCAAATTACGGATGGCCTGCCATAACGTATGGACTGGATTACAGTGGAGCTATCATTTCCGAGAAGACAGCACTCCCAGGGATGGAACAACCCTCGGCTTACTGGGTCCCATCTATAGCCCCTTCGGGCATGACCATATATGACGGTAATGCTTTTCCGGATTGGAAAGGCAATATCTTTATCGGAGCACTGGTACAACGGCACCTCAGAAGGGTTATACTGCAAGGTGAACAAATCATCGATCAGGAAATCCTGTTGAAGGATTTGAAAGAACGGATCCGGGATGTCCGGACAGGACCTGACGGTTACCTGTATCTGTTAACGGACAGTAGGAACGGCAAACTGCTTCGTCTTGAACCGCTTTCTACCCAGTAACTGCAAAAAACAACTCTCCCGAAAACCTCCCCAACGGTCCGATACATTTCAAAGTACCGGCCCGTCATTCTTCATCCACCTTTTTTCGCAACCGCTTTATCCGGCTCCTCCTTGCCTTTCCTTCGAGCCGATTTTCCTTTGAAGAGGAGGTTGGACGGGTCGCTCTTCTCACTTTTCGGGTTTTCATCACGCCCTGAACAATCGCTTTCAGGCGGTCAAGAGCATCCTGACGGTTTTTGTCCTGCGAACGATACTGTTGGGCCTTGATAACAATCACTCCATCCTTTGTGATCCGCTTGTCATGAAGGGCGAGAAGCCTTTTCTTGCAAATGTCCGGTAAAGAAGACGCACGAATATCGAAACGCAATTGAATTGCCGTGGCAACCTTGTTGACATTTTGCCCTCCTGGACCTTGAGACCGCAGAGCCCGGATATCTATTTCCGAATCTTCAATCGTTATGGTATTTGTCACTCTCATCGTTGCGGCATAACCATCAAAATCCTCTCAACCGGGAAAAAGGCCTTTTCCCGGCAGGTTGTTCCAGCTTGTAAAAAGTATACTATCGACCCCGACACTTTTGCAGGAAAAACAGTTGTCAGGCTTATCGTCGATCAAAAGAAAATCATCAGGTTCGATACCGGACGATTCCATAACATGAACAAAGGCTTCTGGAGAGCTTTTCAGAAAACCGTGCTCAAAGGAAAGGTAGAAGCGATCCATCGCCCTCAATACAGGAAACCGGTTCAAAAGAGCGGCAAAATGTAAAGGATCGGTATCACTCATAACCCATACACGATGATTCCGCTTCAACCGGGCAATCCCTTCTCGGGCACCTTCTTTAAGCGAAAAAATGTTTTGCCAAGCTTTTTTGACTTCCTGTATAGAGATAGTCCGGACAAGCGGATCATGAGCTATGTTTTGAAGAAAAGTGGTGATCGAAACATCTCCACTATCGAACCTGCCTTTGAAATCGCCAACACAGAACTTCTCAAAAACAGCTTTTTCGTCACCGGACCTCGCTGCAACCGTTGTACAGAACGCACCGAAATCAACATCAACAATGACATTACCTATATCGAGCAGTATGACCTTGTTTGGGCTGACAAACATTTTTCAAAGTTCTTGTAATAATTTTGGGTATACTTAAAAAACTGTTTTACTACATCAACCCTTATTCTTTCATCCTGAAATACCACCAACCATGAACATTGAAAACCTGCTTAACCTGGGCGCATCGGTTATCCAGGGTAACGATGACGAAACAACAACGTCTCTCGACACGGCCCAGCTTTCATCGGCTCTCGGCAATCTTTTCAAAGGAAGCGAAGGGAAACTTGATTTTGGAACACTGCTTGGAAAAATGAAGGAATCCGGACTTGGTGACGTTGCCGCATCATGGCTCGGCAAGGGCACAAACGAGTCGGTCTCAGGCGAAACCATCAAAAACCTGATCGGTCCCGATAAAATAGCCGACTTCGCATCCACACTCGGCCTGAGCGAAAAGAGCGCTGAAGACGCTCTTGCTGATGCCTTGCCGGAAATGATCGACAAGGCCAGCCCCGACGGTTCTCTGATGGAAAACATCATCGACAAGGCCGGCGGCCTGGGCGGACTGCTTGGTTTCGCAAGAAAACTCTTTTCGTAAAGGCAGTGAACGCCGTACTACTTTACCGCCCATAGCTTGATCTTGCGATCGTCGCTACCGCTGACAATTATTTTACCGTCAGGCGAAATATCCACGGACTGCACCTCGAGCACGTGACCCCGGTACGTATGCAGCAATTTTCCTGTCTCCACTTCCCAGAGACGCACTGACTCGTCATTGGCAACACTTGCTGCTTTTTTACCGTCAGGGCTGAAACAAACACCGCGAACGCCATCCTCATGGCCTTCCATGATATGCTTTATTTCCCCGGAACCGGCATCGAGTATCTTGACAGCCGCATCACGCCCACAGAGGATAACAAGCGAGTCGTCAGGGCTGAAGCTGACGGAATGAGAAAGCCGATCCTTTGTATTGTAACTGGCCGTATTCTTGCCGCTTTCGATATCCCAGATTCGGACCACCGGTTCTTCACCGCAACTGACAAGTTTCTTTCCGTCATGACTGAAAGCGACACACTCTATATAGGATGTATGACCTGTAAGGGTTTTCAGCTCACTGCCCGATTCGACGTCCCAGAGCTTGAGCGTGGTATCACGTGAACAGCTTGCAAGTGTTTTACCGTCAGGGCTGAAAGCAACCATTCGTACCTCTGTATCATGACCTTTACAGACATGGAGGCATTTGCCGGTTTCAACATCCCAGATCCTCACCGTGCTGTCAATGCTGCCACTGGCAACCTTATCTCCATTAGGACTGTAATCGACACACTTGACCCAGGTTGTATGACCCGACATGGTATGCAATACCTGACCTCTTTCTATGTCCCAAAGCATGACTTTTTCATCGAAACTACCGCTTACCAGCTTTTTACCATCCGGACTGAACCGGACTCCGAGCACCCTGTCTTCATGGCCTTCAAGGGTCTTGATCAGGGCTTCATCCTCTCTGACCTGGGGGCGTTTGAGTTCTTCCTCTTTTTTTCCGAACAATTTTGATAACAAACCCATGACACTGTTGAGGTTTAACGTAATTGAACAAAAACTGTCTCAGCTATAAAACTAACGCTGTAAAAATAAAAAAAAAGCCGGATTGTTTGAGGGATCTTGCCTATTCAGGAAGATTTTTGGCTTCGAGCACAAACTCCGTGCATTGCATGAACAGTGCTGCACAGGATTACACACCTCAGACGAGCGCTGATCATACGTTCACTCAAGCCGCTTTCTTGAACAAACGACTTTTCGAGCCACTTCAATTGACGGCAGAGTAAGAATGCCGTTACTGTGATCAATCCTATGATGATAGTAGCCGCAACAGCCGGATCCGAACGCTCGATAAGCATTATGTTTCAGAGCATCACAGAAAATCACATATGCACCGAGGGCGATTATTGCTTTTCAGCCTCCCACGCTTCACCGAGAGGAGAAAGAACATCGTGAAAGGCTGCCGTTCGTGCTATTTCTTTGAGCGTCTTTCTCGCTTCCTGCTGTTTGTCTTCAGGAGGAACAAGCCGCGCAACGACCTTTCTCATCGAGGTAATGTCGAAGGTTTCACCGCGCTCTACACGCCGCATCACTTTTCTGAGGTTAGCCTGCAATTCACTCACGGTTATCGTTCCCATAGCTTTTCCAGCTCTGTGTTCAATTCGCACAAAAGCATACAACCATATTGCACAATATATCCTTTTAAAAATGAGGGTAAAAGGGATACACCAACAGCTACCCATCCTTCCCGGAAAAATTGTACCGCCGCCCTTTCCATCGGGATCCGTTACCGAATTTTACGAGGTAAAACGAGTTCACCGCAATGCCGAGTAATACAACCTGTGAGAACACATGCAGCAAAGCTCCCGAGAGGGGCTGGCGGAACCTGCCTGCAATCAACAGCCTGCATAAAAGAGCAATACAAACCTGCAAAAGAGGAAACCAGAAATACACAATTGAAAAATCAGCGCTCGATGCTGATGCGATAACAAAGCCGTAAGGCACGATGTATACCAAAGCTGTAACCACCATAAGAAAGAACAACCCAAAGGAATGATAGCCCAATCCTGCAAAAAGGTTTTTCGAAAACCCCTGCCACACCTCGTCAAAAGTCCTGTACATCCGGCAGTTCACGGTCTCGATTCCATTATAGCTCATTACCTTCCCTCCCCTTCTCTTTACAGCCCTGCAAAGCCAAACATCTTCGACAAGGTCGGTACACACCGCAGCATGTCCACCGATCCTTTTATACATTCTGCGCCTGAACATCAGAAACTGACCGTTAGCAAAACACAGCGAAGGAGCCGGTGTTGCCGGAACAAGTTTCAAGGGGAGGTAGCAGAGCAGAATGAAATAAATCAAAGGAACGACCAGCTTTTCCCAGAACGACCTCATTTCCTGACGCGGTGTCATGGAAAGAAGGTCGGCACCACTTTCCTGCATGGCTGCAACCGACCGGGAAAGACTATCGGAAGAATGGTAGGTATCGGCATCGGTAAAAAGTAAAAGTTCTCCCTGAGCCGCTTTTCCAAGCTGGTCACAAGCCCATGCCTTTCCATGCCAGCCCGGTGGCAGCGCTTTACCCTCTATTATCCGGAGCAGAGCCCCGCCGTCCGAACGCAGCAACATGTCAAGAATCTTTCCGGTACGGTCCGTTGAACCGTCATTCAGAACGATCAGTTCGTAATTATCATAATCCTGATGCAGAAGAGAGGTAATACAGCGCT is a genomic window of Prosthecochloris marina containing:
- a CDS encoding WD40 repeat domain-containing protein; translation: MGLLSKLFGKKEEELKRPQVREDEALIKTLEGHEDRVLGVRFSPDGKKLVSGSFDEKVMLWDIERGQVLHTMSGHTTWVKCVDYSPNGDKVASGSIDSTVRIWDVETGKCLHVCKGHDTEVRMVAFSPDGKTLASCSRDTTLKLWDVESGSELKTLTGHTSYIECVAFSHDGKKLVSCGEEPVVRIWDIESGKNTASYNTKDRLSHSVSFSPDDSLVILCGRDAAVKILDAGSGEIKHIMEGHEDGVRGVCFSPDGKKAASVANDESVRLWEVETGKLLHTYRGHVLEVQSVDISPDGKIIVSGSDDRKIKLWAVK
- a CDS encoding type II toxin-antitoxin system Phd/YefM family antitoxin is translated as MGTITVSELQANLRKVMRRVERGETFDITSMRKVVARLVPPEDKQQEARKTLKEIARTAAFHDVLSPLGEAWEAEKQ
- the arfB gene encoding alternative ribosome rescue aminoacyl-tRNA hydrolase ArfB translates to MRVTNTITIEDSEIDIRALRSQGPGGQNVNKVATAIQLRFDIRASSLPDICKKRLLALHDKRITKDGVIVIKAQQYRSQDKNRQDALDRLKAIVQGVMKTRKVRRATRPTSSSKENRLEGKARRSRIKRLRKKVDEE
- a CDS encoding HAD family hydrolase, translated to MFVSPNKVILLDIGNVIVDVDFGAFCTTVAARSGDEKAVFEKFCVGDFKGRFDSGDVSITTFLQNIAHDPLVRTISIQEVKKAWQNIFSLKEGAREGIARLKRNHRVWVMSDTDPLHFAALLNRFPVLRAMDRFYLSFEHGFLKSSPEAFVHVMESSGIEPDDFLLIDDKPDNCFSCKSVGVDSILFTSWNNLPGKGLFPG
- a CDS encoding glycosyltransferase, whose product is MSLLDPMLIYQLIITVCLLAFLGILLWNMRELPSLPKHKPETGSPLVSVLVPARNEENNIKRCITSLLHQDYDNYELIVLNDGSTDRTGKILDMLLRSDGGALLRIIEGKALPPGWHGKAWACDQLGKAAQGELLLFTDADTYHSSDSLSRSVAAMQESGADLLSMTPRQEMRSFWEKLVVPLIYFILLCYLPLKLVPATPAPSLCFANGQFLMFRRRMYKRIGGHAAVCTDLVEDVWLCRAVKRRGGKVMSYNGIETVNCRMYRTFDEVWQGFSKNLFAGLGYHSFGLFFLMVVTALVYIVPYGFVIASASSADFSIVYFWFPLLQVCIALLCRLLIAGRFRQPLSGALLHVFSQVVLLGIAVNSFYLVKFGNGSRWKGRRYNFSGKDG
- a CDS encoding PQQ-dependent sugar dehydrogenase; the encoded protein is MFIYRTLLHLLFSFCFLTACAAKPPETAPVSKDFRIVTVLDNLDFPWSLAFLPDGDVLITERNGNMLRYGKDGELHLVSGLPDIHPTGQGGLLDVILDPDFPTNRTIYFSFVAKDNGDYGTEVARAVLDHSSLKNLQVIFRAVPKTSSGIHFGSRLLFAPDGTLIISLGEKGRMREAQNTSNHLGSIIRINPDGSLPHDNPYINRNGYQPQLYTYGNRNVQGIALHPETGKIWFHEHGPKGGDELNILKSGANYGWPAITYGLDYSGAIISEKTALPGMEQPSAYWVPSIAPSGMTIYDGNAFPDWKGNIFIGALVQRHLRRVILQGEQIIDQEILLKDLKERIRDVRTGPDGYLYLLTDSRNGKLLRLEPLSTQ
- a CDS encoding four helix bundle suffix domain-containing protein, translated to MLIERSDPAVAATIIIGLITVTAFLLCRQLKWLEKSFVQESGLSERMISARLRCVILCSTVHAMHGVCARSQKSS
- a CDS encoding YidB family protein; the encoded protein is MNIENLLNLGASVIQGNDDETTTSLDTAQLSSALGNLFKGSEGKLDFGTLLGKMKESGLGDVAASWLGKGTNESVSGETIKNLIGPDKIADFASTLGLSEKSAEDALADALPEMIDKASPDGSLMENIIDKAGGLGGLLGFARKLFS